CAGCATTCGCGGCCGCGCCAGAAGCGCCCGACCGATGGCCAGCATCATCTGTTCCCCACCCGAAAGAGATCCGGCGGCAAGGCCCGCGCGCTCGGCAAGGATGGGAAACAGGCTGTGCACCTCGTCGAGCGTTTCCCTGATCCGTACCTTGTCGCGCTGGGCATAGGCCCCCATCGCCAGGTTCTCGGCCACGCTCAGCGACTGGAATATCTGGCGTCCCTCGGGACAGTGGATCAGGCCCGCGCGCACGATCTTTTCCGAAGCCAGCCGGGTCAGATCGAATTCCTTGCCGCCGCTTCGCAAGATAGCCGTTCCCGAGCGTGGGCGCAGCAGTCCCGAGAGGGCCAGAAGCGTCGTGGACTTGCCCGCGCCGTTGGCGCCGATCAGCGCCGCCAGCTCCCCTTCCCTCACCTGGAACGAGACCCCCTTGAGGACATGCGTGGCGCCCCGGAAAACGTTGAGGTCGCGTATCTCAAGCATGGGCCTTTTCCTTGCGCCCGGTTCCCAGATAGGCCTCGATCACGTCGGGGTCGCCCTGCACCGCCGCCGGTGTGCCCTCGGCGATGAGCTTGCCGCGGTTGAGCACCTGCACCCGGTCGCACAGGCCCATGACGAGATGCATATCGTGCTCGACGACCAGCACGGCGATGCCGAACTCCTCGTTGATCTGGCGGATGAAGCCGACGAGATCCTGCGTTTCGGAAGGGTTGAGCCCGGCGGCCGGCTCGTCGAGCAGCAGTGCCGCCGGCCCGCCGGCCAGCGCGCGGCCGATCTCCACGCGCCTCTGGTCGCCATAGGAAAGGTCGCCGGCGCGCCGGTCGGCGAGCGCCGCCAGGCCGATGCGCTCCACGATGTCGCGGCCGACCCTGCGCAGCGTATCTTCCGCCCGCCAGAAGGAAGGGAGTTGCAGCATGGTGGAAACCGTACTCGCGCCATGCCGCATGTGGCCCCCGCACATGATGTTCTCGAGCACGGACAGGTCGTCGAACAGCCTTATGTTCTGGAACGTCCGGGCAAGGCCGGCGCGGGCCATGGCATGCGGGGAAGCGCCGGTCATGTCGCGCCCGTCAACGTGGATCTTGCCCGACGAAGGCTTCAGGACGCCCGTCAGGAGGTTGAATGCGGTGGTCTTGCCCGCGCCGTTCGGCCCGATCAGGCCGACCAGATCGCCCTTTTCGAGCTTGAGGTCGTACCCGTCGACGGCCAGGAGCCCGCCAAATCGTTTCTCCAGCCCGCTCGCCTCGATAACCGGCGCGTCGCTCACGACATACCTGCTCCTCTTGTTTATGGGTCACGATAGGTCGGGCGGCGGACATGCGTCAACAAAAAGATACATCTTGCAATCAAACAACCTGATTTGTACCATTTCATACAAAGCATCCACGGAGCGGCCAGCGTGTCTGATTTGCAAGCAGCGACCAAGGGGCGGGTATTGGCCGCGCATGAGCCTCATCCTTTGGAAATGTTCAACGAAGCCGCCCAATCGCAATATCTGATTGTGTGCGAGCATGCCGGCAGGCGCATTCCCCAGAGCCTCGGCACGCTGGGCCTGCCGGAGGAAGACAGGCGCCGGCACATCGCCTGGGACATCGGCGCCAAGGCGGTTGCGATGGAACTGTCGGACATTCTCGCCGCGCCGCTTTTCACCCAGCGCTATTCCCGCCTCGTTTGCGACTGCAATCGCCGGCCCGATGTCGCCGCCTTCACGCCGGATGTAAGCGAGGCGACCTCCATTCCGGGGAACCGCGACCTTTCCGAGGAAGACAGGCAGGCGCGGGCCGACGAGATCTTCTGGCCGTTTCATGACGCCATCACCGCCGCCCTTGATGCGCGGCAGGAGAAGGGGCTGCCGACGAAACTGATCACCGTTCACACGTTCACGCCCGTTTATCTCGGCCGGTCCCGCCCGTGGGAAATCGGCGTGCTCTTCAACCGCGACCGCGGCTTCGCGGCTGCCATCGCGCGATGGCTGCAGGATAACACGGAGCTATGCGTGGGCGTGAACGAGCCCTACGCGGTCGGCGACGAGACCGACTATGCCATCCCCGTGCACGGGGAAAGGCGCGGCATCCCCTGCGTCGAATTCGAGATCCGCAACGATCTCGTCGCCGGCCGGGCCGAGGCGCGGAGCTGGGCAGATCTCATCGCCCGCAGCGTCTCTGCGGTCGCCGCCTGACGAATCGAAACCGAGCCGCAGGGCCCCATGTATCAACATTTCGGTGAGCTCTCGTTACAAGGTGATGTTGCGCTTGTCCGCCCGCCGGCCGATGCTCGCAGCTGAAACTCCAGGAAAAGTGGAACCCGGTTCTCGTCGGAGTTGCGTAGGATCAAACTATTGGATCAGTTCAACGCTTCCGTGAAACGGTGGACTGATCTAGCTGCAGGTTTTCATCCAGGAGACCAGATGATGGATGCGGGCGCCGTTGGACCCCTTGAACAGGACGATATCGCCATCGATCAGATCCCTGCTTAGCGCCACCTTCAGTTCATCCAGCGAGGCGGCATGGGCGCCGCGGCATGCGGCCGGGATTCTGTCCCAGAAATCTCCATATAACGCGCCCACCGCATATACCCGATCGATTGCGTTGGACGCGACGAGGGTAGCAAGTTCGCTGTGGTAGTTCCCGGCATTCTCACCGAGATCGAGCATCTCGCCGAGGACGGCGATACGCCGGCCCGCGCCCCTCTTCCCGCCCAGATGGCCAAGGGCGGCCCCCATTGAGCCGGGATTGGCGTTATACGCATCGTCGATGATTGTCAGACGCCGCCCTTTGAAGGTCAGTTGAAGCTCTTCGCCCCGGCCTGGCAACGCCTTGAAGGTGGACAGCCGTTCCATGGCGGGCTCCAGCGGATATCCCAGGGCCGCTGTCGCGGCCAATACCCCGAGAGAGTTCAAGGCCATGTGCGCGCCGCCCGCACCGACTTGATATCTCACCTGCCTTCCCTGGACCCGCGCGCGGACAAGTCCCTCGGCCGCGTCGTAGCTCAGCATCTGGAAGTCGCTGGCATCCGTGGCTCCATAATGCACGATCTCCAGCCCTTGCCCATGCGCGGCCTCGTGCACCGTCTCCCATTCCTGCATATCCCGATTAAGCACAGCGACGCCGCCCGGCGACATTCCCAGGAATATGGCGCGCTTCGTCATGGCTATATCCTTGGTCGTGCCGCGCTCGCCAAGATGCGCCGGCAGGATATTGGTGACCATGGCGACGTGCGGGCGCGCCATCCGGGCGCTTTGCGCCATTCGGCCGACGGCAAGCTCCAATACCAGGTGAGGCATCTCCCAGCCCATCGAGGCCAGGTTCCAGGCCACGCCATGCGGCAGGTTGGCGTTGTGGGATGTCCGCGCAGCTCCGCCCCATGCCTCCAGAACATGAGACAGCATCGCCACTGCCGTGGTCTTGCCGGCGCTTCCTGTGACCGCCAGGACTTTGCCGCTCATGCGGCTGCGCGAATATCGTCCCATCGCCAGGATGGCCTCGCCGACATCGGGGACAGCCAGCGCCGGCACATTGTGCAGCGGGGCTTCGCCGGTTTTGCCGACGATCAACCCCACCGGCCGCGGGTCCATATCCCGCACAATGCGGGGAAGGACACCTTTGCCTTCCTCCGGGCCGCGCACTGCCACGATATTGCCCGCGCGCATGGCCGGCGCATAGAGGCAGAGTCCGGTCGCGGACCACCCTTCCGGCGGGCGGACGAGCCAAGAACCGCCCGTCGCCTCTTCGATCAGGGCCGCCGTCCATTCGGGTGTCGTGCCCCGCACGGCAGAGGGCTCATGTGGGCGAATGGGCATGGTTGGCCTCCAGAAACCTTAGGTAGGCGACGAACCCCGAAAGATAGTGCTCCACGTCGTCGATACGGACGCGAAAGGCGTGATGGCGGATGAAGAAGCTGCCGGTGATCCTGTCGGGATTGGCGAAGAACATGGAAAGCTCGGGCCAGAAGTGGCCGTTCAAAAGATGGTGGGCCCGCGCATGCAGGGCGCGGTAAAATTTGTCCAGATCCACGTCGGCCAGCAGATGTTTCAGTTCCGGCTGCCGCTGCAACCGGGCAATCATACACTCCGCTGCCATCATCAATTCGAGCAGCGTCGGAAAGGTCGTGATGCGATTGAGGACGAAATCGAGATGATCGAGGAAATTGCGGATGCCGAATGCGTAGTAGCGTTCAAGCGGCCTGTACAGGGTAAGCTCGTTTACACAATAGCTCAGCCAGTGATCGTGTACCTTCCAATGTTGCGCCGCAATAAAATGCTCGAACGCACGCTCAACCGCGGCGAGCCAGCGCCCATCGCCCGTCAGCCCGTAAAGGCGCATGAGCCCGAAGGCGGCCTCGCCATCATAATATATGATGCGGAAATCCTCTTTCACCGTCAGCGACGGGTAGTTCAGGACATGGCTGAACCTGCCGCTGACCGCATCCTGCATGTGGAGGATGCCGGACGCCAATTGATCGAGCAGGCCGAGATAGCGATCCGTTCCCGTAAGCTCATTATACTTTACCAGCGCAAGGAGGCAGACCGCGTTGCCCCCGAGCTTGATCTCGTCGCCCTCATCGATGAGGAACGCGGCCATCCGCGATGGCGCAAGTTCGACGAGCCTGATCATTGTACCAGTCAGATAGTCTAAGGAACGGTCGATGGCGGCCTTGAGCTTTGCATCGCCGGTGACTTCCCATGCTTCAAGCATCGCATAGAGCGTGCTGGCGTGCCGCAGGCTGTTATAGGCGTTGATAGGGCGGTCGAAACATGGATGCCAGCCATAGATGAAGCGGCCCTCAGGACCGACCTGTGTCGCAAGGTAATCGCTGCCGCGTCTGATCAACGACCGCACATCACCCGGTTCCAGCCGGTCCAGCACCCGCCGGCTGGCGTCAGGGCCCGCGCCGTGAAGAAGAACGACGTCCTTCGACTGGTCCGACGTGAAGGTACCCCGCGCCGAAAAGACATAGACCTGTTCGGCATCAACAAACTCGACCGTATCCAGTTGGTGGCGGCGACGGGCGTAGCGCTGGAAGTTCCGCTCATTCAGCACGGCATGCTCGACATCCGCGCCGCCATAAAGCATGGCGTTGGCGTTCAATTCGGTCTCAAGAAATGCCGTTTTGAACTGGCGATCCAGAGACAGGCCGTTTCGAAAGTAGTTTCGCTTGGTCCTGCGGAGACGTTCTCGCAACTCCCGCCAGGTCACCGGTTCGACGCTCTCGACCCAGTCCACCCGAACCCATCGCGGCACCATTCGCTCGGCCGCTGCCGCGCGCCGCGCGCGGCCGGCGCCCTGTTTCCAAGTCCCCGCAAAATCCGTGCCGGTCGCGGTGACGACCTTTGCCTGTTTCTTGCCATCGCTGATCGAGAAGAAGAGCACATAGCCTGGAAAGGGCTCAGGCAGGGCGGCAGCCTCTTGTTGGACCGTAGGACGCAGCCGCGCCAGAAGTTGCGTAAGATGAGAGGGCTTCACTGTGTCGATCCAGTTTCTGGTTCATGCGGAACGGCGGCGGATGGCGTCCCTTGCCGGCATGCTGTTCACCTCTGGCTGAAAGCTTCCGTGCCGCGCAGGAGCGGCTTGATGATCGAGGCGATCACCCGCCGGTTGCTGGTCTTGATGCTGACTTCGGCAATCATTCCCGGAATTATCGGCAGGGGTTCGCCCTCAGCATCCTTCAGGGTCTCGCCGCTCGTTTCTATTCTTACGGCGTAGTAGGGCTTGGCGTCCGGGCGGGTGCTATCCAGGATCGTATCGGGGCTGATGTAAACGAGCTTGCCTTCAAGCATGCCGAATATCGTATAGTCGTATGCAGTCAGCTTGACGCTCGCCTCCAGTCCTGCGGAAAGAAACGCAACGTCCTTGGGATCGATCTCGGCCTCGATAAGCTGTCGTTCCCCGATCGGCACGATCTCCATGATCGGCTGGCCCGGGGCGAGAACACCGCCCTGCGTCGTCACATGCTGCTTGCTGACGATGCCGTCGACGGGAGAGCGCAGGACGGTGCGCTGCAGGACGTCGGCCTTCTGCGATAATTGCTGGCGCACGCTGAAGAGTTCGGCTTCGCGCCCGGCCAGCTCTGTGGCGAGCTCCTGGTAGTAGCCGTTCTGGATCTCCGACATTTCCTTGCGCATGTCGGCCTGGGATCTTTGCAGCTGGATGACGTTGACCTGACTGGCGGCACCGCTGCGCGCCAGGCTTTGCGCAATATCCAGCTCGCTCTGCACCAGATCGAGCCGCTTCGTTTGTGCTTCCTCCAATTCCCGGATACGGCGCGAGCGCGCTTCAAAGAGCGACCGCTCCGTCTCCACGATGTTCTGATACGCCTCGAAATCAGGGTCGAACTCGATGTTCTTGCGGTTCTCCAGCTCGGCCTTGATGCGCGTGATCGCGGCGCGCAGATAGACGGAACGGCCCTGCAGATCCTCGAAGGCGGCGCGCACGCTCGTATCGTCCAGGATGGCCAGCTCCTGGCCCTTGCGGACGCGCGCGCCCTCCTCCACCTCCAGCGATCTGAGAATACCGCCCTCCAAGCTTTGGATGACCTGCGACCCGCCGAGCGGCACGACCTTGCCCATACCCCGCGCGAACTCATCGATGCGGGCAATGCAGGCCCAGACGATGAAGGCGCCCACGAGCCCGGCGATGGTCCAAAGAAGAACGCGGTCTTTCTTGACGCTGAACATCATGACGCGGCCCCTGCCGATCCGGCAGCGAAGCGCTCGAGAATTTCCTCGCGTGCGCCAAAAGCGACGACACGCCCGGATTTCATGACGAGCGCCTTGGAAACCAATTTGAGAATCGGTTGGCGATGAGTGGCGACGACGAGCGTCCGTCCCCCGATCCACCGCCGCATGTTCTCGATCGCCTTCGCTTCGGTCGACTGATCCATCGCGGCCGTCGGCTCGTCCATGAGGACAATGGCCGGGTCGCGCAACCAGAGCCGCGCAAGCCCCACCGATTGACGCTGTCCTCCCGAAAGACCCCTGCCGCTCTCGCCCACTGGCCGGTCCAGGCCTTTCGGGTGGTTGCGCAGGAGATCGGCGGCGCCGGCAAATTCCAGGGCTTCGATGAGTTCGCTGTCGTCGGCGGGTCCCAAGCCAAAGGCCAGGTTGCTGCGCAGCGTCCCGAAGAAGAGCACCACTTCCTGCGGCAGATAGCCGATCTGGCGGCGCAGGTCGGCCGGGTCGATCTGGCCGATATCCGTGCCATCCAGCAGCATTTGGCCGCCCGTGGGATGGTAGAGGCCCGCCATCAGCTTGAGCATGGTCGATTTGCCGGCGCCATTGTTGCCCAGGAGAGCCACCGCCTCACCGGCGGCAATGCTGACCGCCGGAGCGGCGACAGCCGCCGGCTCGTCCTTTCCATAGGCGAATTTGAGTTCGCGTAGATCAAACGAGCCGGCCAGTCGCGGACGGCTGACGAACTGCCGATCGCGCGGCCTGTCGACCGGCAGCTTCATGATCTTGGTCAAGCCTCCAAGGGCCGTGCGCATCTGTTGCCAACGGCTGAAGATCACCGAAAGCTGCGCAAGAGGCGCGATGGTGCGGGATGTCAGGATGGAACTGCCCAGGAGCGCGCCGACGGAAATGGAGCCGGCTTCGACCAGGTAAACGCCGGCAACAACGACGAAAACATAGGAGAGCTGCTGCAGCGACGTCGTGAAATAGGTCAGGCCCGATCCAAGGCCGCGCTGCTTCAAGCTGTTCTGGGCGAGAAGCTGTGTATATTCTTCCCAAAGGCGCTGGAACCCCGCTTCCCCCTGATAGGCCTTGACGGTCTCGGGATTGGAGACTGCCTCCATCAGGATGCCGTTCCGGATCGATGCCTCCTTGTGATGCTTCTTGGATAGCTTGGACAAGGGATACTGGGCCAGCAGGCCGGCCCCGATGATCAACGGGATTGCAACCGCCAGGACTACGACCAGCGGGCCGGCGATCAGCCATATGACAAAAAGAAAGAGCAGAACGAACGGCAGATCGCTGACGGCGCCGATCGTCGAGGAGGTGAAGAACTCGCGCACCGCCTCCACTTCCCGCACCTGGTTCACGAACGACCCGGTGGAACGCGGCCGCGCAGCGCATTGAATGTTCATCGCCTGCTCGAAAACATCGGCCGAGATGCGCTGATCGATGCGGCGGCCGATCTTGTTCATGATGTGCGAGCGGACATTTCTCAAGATGGCCTCGAACAGGATGGCGATGCAGACTCCGATCGCGAGCGCCCACAATGTTGCAAAGGCGAAATTGGGGATCACACGGTCGTAGACCTGCATGGCGAACAGCGCCGTCACCGTAGCCAGGATGTTGGCGATGGCGGCCGCCACTCCGACCTCACCGAAAGCCCCGGCATTTGCCTTGACGTGCGACCAGAACCAGTGGCCGGTCGTATCCGCGGCGATGTCGTCGGCGCGTCGGTCTACGACATCGCGTTCCCCGGCATAGACGACCGTTCCGGAGAACCGCTGCAGGAGCGTCTTGCGCGGGAAGACGATCTGCTTTCCGCTCAGCTCGGGCCGGATGCAGGTGTAGTGTTCGCCCTCGACGGCGATAAGCGCGCAAAAGCTGCCGTCGTCGAGGGAAAGCAATGCAGGCAGCAATTCTTCCGCGATTCCGCCAAGCGTGCTTTGGCCCCACTGGGCCTGAAGGCCAGCGCGGCGCGCGGCGCGCGGCACCAGCTCCAGGGTGAGCTTTCCATCGACCAGCGGAAGCCCGGCCGTCAATGTCCGGACGGGCACATCGCGGTTGTTGAGCTGGCAAAGCAGCGCGAGCCCCTCGGCAAGCGGATCGCTGATACGCGAAGAGGCGGCTGGGGTCGTCTTCACCGCCTCCGTTTCCACCCCCGAGCCAACAAATGTCATTGGAATTCCGTTCCTGAAAAATCGGCGAAGTTCGAAAAGCGCTGCCCGTTGTTTGCGGCTACAGTCCCACTGCGGCGCGGAGCAAGCCGACGTCTGACAGCGTCACATACTGGTTGTTGACCGCCTCCCGCATGAGGTCCTCCCTCCTGACGAGCAGGTCCTTCACATTGCTCTGCACGCTAAGCAGATCCGTAATGGAGCGTTCCGCCGAGACGAACTGCCGTTCGTAGATCCCACGCAGCTCAATCGCGTTGGCGATTTGCTTCTCAATGCTCCGTATCTGGCGATCCAGAAAGGGAACGCGCTCGATCTGGCTCTTCACTTTGCGAAGAAGCGTGTTGCGTTCGGTCTCTGCGGTCCAGCGGCTGGCGGCCGCCGCCTGCCGCGCGGCCTCGACGCGCTGGAAGTTGCTGAAGCCGGTGAATGTCGGTCCCTGCAGCCGCAGGCCTATCGTGGTGTCCACATCGTCGAAATCGCGATTGGTGGAAATGGTCGCAATGGCATTGACGCCCGGGAGCAGAGCGCGCTGCTCTGCCTTGGCGGCTTCTTCCCGTCCGGCGGCTTCCAGCGTCCTTGTCACCACCGACGGCGCCTGCGCGACCAGGTCCTCGACGTCCAGCCCATCGAAAATATCGGCCTGATAGGGCAAGGCCTCGGCCTCGTCGATGCTCAGCCCGACCCGATTGCGGTAAGCGGCCAGCGCCTGGGCCAGGTTCGACCGTTCCTGCTCCAGAACAGATCGCGCCTCGTCGAGGCGGAGCCTGACCAGATCCCGCTCCGAGGCGTCGCTGGCCCCTGCTTCAAGCCGCTCGCCGGCCAGCGCCGCGATGCGGCTCAGCGCTTCGATATCGTCGTTCGCCACCGCGATCTTGCGCTGGAACTGACGAATGTCGATATAGCCGGCGATCGCCTCGAGCGCCACCTGGTCCTGGCGCTGGCGATGCACTTCGGCAGCGGCGTCGCGCGCGGCCCTGGCCTCCGCGACGCGGGCGGCGGTCCCGCCCCAATCGACCAGCTTTTGCGACACTTCCACCTGCCCTCGGACGCCGCGCCGGGTATCCTTGGGGTCGTAGTCGACACGGGAGCTGACCACCGGCAAATATCCGGACCATGCGGCCGAAACATTGGCTTCCTGGCTTTCGAGGGAGAGAGCCGCCGCCTTTACCTCCGCGCCGCGATCGAGGGCCGAAAGGACGATCGGCCGCAAGGGCGCGCTGCCATTGACGGGAAAGCGCTTCAGAAGCGCCGCCATATCCGGCGATGCGGGACCCCTTTTCTGGCTCGATCGAACGGTTCGGTACGGGGCCTCGTGCGCCGGTCCGGTTGTGGACGAAAGCTGAATCGACGGTTCTTTCCGGTTGCCTGTCTCGCCCGGCGGCGGGCTGCCGGCGCACCCGGCGAAAAAGACGAGCGAGGCAAGAAAGGCCGGTGGGACGCGAAAAATGCCAAAACTGGCCATGTCACTCCAATTCACAAGGCAAAGAGGAACCAAATTGAAAACACCTGTCCATCGCAATTCGATCGGTCGTGGTTCGCCCATGGAGGCACCACGGGAGCGAGTGTCGCGACAGGTTGTTTATAGCATAAACCGGCATCGTTTACATGCAGTATCCGCGCATATTTCGAACGCATTAGGGGAGAGGCCGCACTACGGTGCCGCCGCAGTTGGGCCTCTCCCATCGGGCTCGTAGTAGCGCCTGAATAGGGTGGCGCGTTGCCGCGCCACCCTTGCGATCGCTAACGATCAGACGAGATGCTGCTCTTGGGTGTCGACCCATTGCAAGGAGTTCGCTGGCGGCAGTGTATCCGCAAAGGTCTCCGTTGTATCGACGTCAGCGGCGGTCTCCGTGGCAGGTTCGCCACCTTCCTGAGCCGCCTTCGCATCGGCATCGGTCTCCTCGCCGGCTTCGGCGAAGACAACGGCGATCTCGCCCTTGTCCTCCGATTCGATCGTCAGTTCCTCAACCGGGTCGGTTTCGGATACAGCCTCGGCTGGGACCTCTGCGTCGAAGTCGGGCAGCGGCTGCTCCGCTTCCGCCAGGACCGGCTGATCGGCTTCGGCACCCTCGCTCACCGCTTCGGCTTCCGCCACCGCGTTGAACTCCGGCCTTATCGCCTCGTCGACATCGATCGTCCTGGTTGTCGGATCCTCGACTTCGTTGTTGTAGCCGGTAATCGTCCGCGTCTCGCCGATGCGTACACTCTCGTAGTGCGAGAACACAGACTCATTATGGGAGAACTGCTTTTCGATCCGCGGTCTGTACGTAAATCCTACAGCCGCTCCGGCAGGTTTGAAGAAATTGGTGATCCCGTTGTTTGAATAGAATCCCCAATAGATTTCTCCGAACAAACCGTTCGAGTACTTATCCCAACCAGTCACAACGTCTTTGTATACCGCGACAGTCTTGTACCGGGCCTCCTGCCGATAGATCGGCGTCGTCGTAACTATCGGATCGATCGTCGCCGTTGTTTCCCCGGACTCGTTGCCGGCGCGGTCCTTTGCGGTCAGCTTGAAGTCCGTCGGAGAATTGCCAAGACGCGGTGAGAAGGTGAATGTGAACACACCGTTCTCATCAGCCGTCTCGGTCTGTTCCCTTCCACCGGCGAAGGTAAGCGTGACAGTTGCATATGCCTCCGTCGTACCCGTAAGGCCATCCACCGTCATATCGTCTGGATTGACGGCAATGGTCGGCGCTGCCAGGTCGATTTCGACATCGAAGTTGCTTGAGTTGCCGCTGGGCTCGCTTACGTTGAGCACGGCCTGGCCACCATGAGGCAACGGCGGGACCAGATCGACCTCAAAACGACCGTCCGTACCGACTGTTCCCGTTCCAAGCACTTTCGACGGGTCGCTGGCGTCGTAAACCGTGACCGTCGAGCCCGGATCCGTATCGGCGATATCAAACCGACCTTCGATCTTGTCGCCGTTGTTCCACCACAGTTTTGGCGACCCGGCCCTGAGCTGCCTGGTTTCCAACTGCGGCCCATCCCCCTCTAGCGCTGTGTCGTCGAGCGAACGTCCGAGGATCGGACCCACTGGGACCGTGGCGTCGATGGTTACTTCGACAGGGTCGGAAGAAACGCCGGTCCCGCTTTCGATCACCACTTCCAGGAGCAGAGCGTTCG
This sequence is a window from Nitratireductor thuwali. Protein-coding genes within it:
- a CDS encoding ABC transporter ATP-binding protein encodes the protein MLEIRDLNVFRGATHVLKGVSFQVREGELAALIGANGAGKSTTLLALSGLLRPRSGTAILRSGGKEFDLTRLASEKIVRAGLIHCPEGRQIFQSLSVAENLAMGAYAQRDKVRIRETLDEVHSLFPILAERAGLAAGSLSGGEQMMLAIGRALLARPRMLLLDEPSLGLAPQVVEKIFDVIARLKSTGVTILLIEQNAAMALEVADAAHVMENGRIVLSGTGAELASNDRVRQSYLGIAA
- a CDS encoding ABC transporter ATP-binding protein, producing the protein MSDAPVIEASGLEKRFGGLLAVDGYDLKLEKGDLVGLIGPNGAGKTTAFNLLTGVLKPSSGKIHVDGRDMTGASPHAMARAGLARTFQNIRLFDDLSVLENIMCGGHMRHGASTVSTMLQLPSFWRAEDTLRRVGRDIVERIGLAALADRRAGDLSYGDQRRVEIGRALAGGPAALLLDEPAAGLNPSETQDLVGFIRQINEEFGIAVLVVEHDMHLVMGLCDRVQVLNRGKLIAEGTPAAVQGDPDVIEAYLGTGRKEKAHA
- a CDS encoding N-formylglutamate amidohydrolase: MSDLQAATKGRVLAAHEPHPLEMFNEAAQSQYLIVCEHAGRRIPQSLGTLGLPEEDRRRHIAWDIGAKAVAMELSDILAAPLFTQRYSRLVCDCNRRPDVAAFTPDVSEATSIPGNRDLSEEDRQARADEIFWPFHDAITAALDARQEKGLPTKLITVHTFTPVYLGRSRPWEIGVLFNRDRGFAAAIARWLQDNTELCVGVNEPYAVGDETDYAIPVHGERRGIPCVEFEIRNDLVAGRAEARSWADLIARSVSAVAA
- a CDS encoding UDP-N-acetylmuramoyl-tripeptide--D-alanyl-D-alanine ligase, which codes for MPIRPHEPSAVRGTTPEWTAALIEEATGGSWLVRPPEGWSATGLCLYAPAMRAGNIVAVRGPEEGKGVLPRIVRDMDPRPVGLIVGKTGEAPLHNVPALAVPDVGEAILAMGRYSRSRMSGKVLAVTGSAGKTTAVAMLSHVLEAWGGAARTSHNANLPHGVAWNLASMGWEMPHLVLELAVGRMAQSARMARPHVAMVTNILPAHLGERGTTKDIAMTKRAIFLGMSPGGVAVLNRDMQEWETVHEAAHGQGLEIVHYGATDASDFQMLSYDAAEGLVRARVQGRQVRYQVGAGGAHMALNSLGVLAATAALGYPLEPAMERLSTFKALPGRGEELQLTFKGRRLTIIDDAYNANPGSMGAALGHLGGKRGAGRRIAVLGEMLDLGENAGNYHSELATLVASNAIDRVYAVGALYGDFWDRIPAACRGAHAASLDELKVALSRDLIDGDIVLFKGSNGARIHHLVSWMKTCS
- a CDS encoding HlyD family efflux transporter periplasmic adaptor subunit; this translates as MMFSVKKDRVLLWTIAGLVGAFIVWACIARIDEFARGMGKVVPLGGSQVIQSLEGGILRSLEVEEGARVRKGQELAILDDTSVRAAFEDLQGRSVYLRAAITRIKAELENRKNIEFDPDFEAYQNIVETERSLFEARSRRIRELEEAQTKRLDLVQSELDIAQSLARSGAASQVNVIQLQRSQADMRKEMSEIQNGYYQELATELAGREAELFSVRQQLSQKADVLQRTVLRSPVDGIVSKQHVTTQGGVLAPGQPIMEIVPIGERQLIEAEIDPKDVAFLSAGLEASVKLTAYDYTIFGMLEGKLVYISPDTILDSTRPDAKPYYAVRIETSGETLKDAEGEPLPIIPGMIAEVSIKTSNRRVIASIIKPLLRGTEAFSQR
- a CDS encoding type I secretion system permease/ATPase; its protein translation is MTFVGSGVETEAVKTTPAASSRISDPLAEGLALLCQLNNRDVPVRTLTAGLPLVDGKLTLELVPRAARRAGLQAQWGQSTLGGIAEELLPALLSLDDGSFCALIAVEGEHYTCIRPELSGKQIVFPRKTLLQRFSGTVVYAGERDVVDRRADDIAADTTGHWFWSHVKANAGAFGEVGVAAAIANILATVTALFAMQVYDRVIPNFAFATLWALAIGVCIAILFEAILRNVRSHIMNKIGRRIDQRISADVFEQAMNIQCAARPRSTGSFVNQVREVEAVREFFTSSTIGAVSDLPFVLLFLFVIWLIAGPLVVVLAVAIPLIIGAGLLAQYPLSKLSKKHHKEASIRNGILMEAVSNPETVKAYQGEAGFQRLWEEYTQLLAQNSLKQRGLGSGLTYFTTSLQQLSYVFVVVAGVYLVEAGSISVGALLGSSILTSRTIAPLAQLSVIFSRWQQMRTALGGLTKIMKLPVDRPRDRQFVSRPRLAGSFDLRELKFAYGKDEPAAVAAPAVSIAAGEAVALLGNNGAGKSTMLKLMAGLYHPTGGQMLLDGTDIGQIDPADLRRQIGYLPQEVVLFFGTLRSNLAFGLGPADDSELIEALEFAGAADLLRNHPKGLDRPVGESGRGLSGGQRQSVGLARLWLRDPAIVLMDEPTAAMDQSTEAKAIENMRRWIGGRTLVVATHRQPILKLVSKALVMKSGRVVAFGAREEILERFAAGSAGAAS
- a CDS encoding TolC family protein, whose amino-acid sequence is MAALLKRFPVNGSAPLRPIVLSALDRGAEVKAAALSLESQEANVSAAWSGYLPVVSSRVDYDPKDTRRGVRGQVEVSQKLVDWGGTAARVAEARAARDAAAEVHRQRQDQVALEAIAGYIDIRQFQRKIAVANDDIEALSRIAALAGERLEAGASDASERDLVRLRLDEARSVLEQERSNLAQALAAYRNRVGLSIDEAEALPYQADIFDGLDVEDLVAQAPSVVTRTLEAAGREEAAKAEQRALLPGVNAIATISTNRDFDDVDTTIGLRLQGPTFTGFSNFQRVEAARQAAAASRWTAETERNTLLRKVKSQIERVPFLDRQIRSIEKQIANAIELRGIYERQFVSAERSITDLLSVQSNVKDLLVRREDLMREAVNNQYVTLSDVGLLRAAVGL